CACCTTGATGAATGAATCATCAATGGAAGCCTGTTGAACCATGACCAGAATACCGAAAGTGATGTTGGCCGTTTCCCTGGCGGCGTTTGCCGTCGGGAGCGTCGTTACGTTTGGCTACGCCGAAGTTCCACCGGGCTGGACCGTGGCAATGCCGGTCGGCGCCGTTTTTCTCGGTTTGTTCCTCGTGACTTTGACACTTCAGAATGAAGCCGCACGATTCGACGAGGAGGAACGCGCCCGATTGACAGTGACCGGCCGTCATGTCGCGAAGAAATCCGCGAATGTTTCTGCAACTGCCGTCACCACGGCATCTGCGCATTTCACCCCGGCACATTCAAACTAGACATCTTCACTCGTTGAGGTCCGGCCGCCGCCGGCGGCGCGTGCCCGCGACAGAACGCAACGGCGAGGACGCCGTTGCCAGCGCCCGAGGCGGGCGCGCTTTCTGATTCCAATTTGAATCGTCCCGCCTGAAAATCATGACACGGGTTCTTTCGCGGGATTCGAGCTGAGGACCAGTTTGATTGCATCCAACAGCTCCCCGACGAAAAACGGTTTCGAAAGGATCCGCGCCGCGCCCAGTTGCCGGGCCACTTTGAGGTAGTCGCCGGGACTGTTCCGACTGCCGCCCGACATGGCGATGATCTTTATTTCCGGTTGCGATGCCCGCAGTTCGATGATGGTCTCCAGCCCTTCCTTGTCGGGCATGATCAGATCCGTGACGACCAGATCCGGCGGTTGCGAACGAAACTGTCTCAACGCCTCGTTGCCGTCGCGAGCATCCACGACGTCATAACCGTCGCGTTCCAGCGTGACATGTAACATTTTTCGGAACGACTCGTCGTCGTCCACCAGTAGAATCCGATGCATGGTTTTATCCTCGGTGATTTTGGGCGAGGACCCGATCAATCGCCTCGCCCAGGGTTTGTGCGGTGTTGGGTTTGAACAGTAATTCACGGATGCCGAGCTTGCGGACGCTCTCTTCGGTCAAAGTTGCGCTGTAGCCGGTGGTCAAAACGATCGGCAGGCCGGAGCGGATTTCCAACAGGCGCCGGCCCAGGTTCAGGCCGTTCATGACCGGCATGGTCAAATCGGTCACCACCAGGTCGAATTGGCCCGGCTCGCCGCGCACGGCGGCGATGGCTTCCAGCGCGTTCGTATGGGTCGTCACCCGGTAGCCCAGCCGTTCCAGCGTCTCCCGGCCCCAACGGGCCAGCGGCGCCTCGTCATCCACGAAGAGGACGTGTTCGCCATGCCCCCGCGGGATGGGACGCGCCAGCGACTCGGTATCGGCCGATGCGCTTTGCAAAGCGGGAAAATACAAATGGAACGTCGTGCCCTCGCCGGGCTGGCTGTAAACCGTGATGGCCCCGTCGTGGCCCTTCATGATCCCATGCACCATCGCCAGGCCAAGACCCGTGCCTTTGCCGGGCGCTTTGGTGGTGAAAAACGGCTCGAATATGCGCCCCAGGGTGGCACTGTCCATTCCGTGGCCGGTGTCGCTCACTGATAGCCGCACGTAGGATCCCACGCGCAGCTCCGCGTGGAGCTTCGCAAAGTCCGCGTCCACGTCACACGCCACCAGTTTGGCGTGCAAGGTGCCCGGACGTTCCAGCATGGCGTGCCAGGCGTTCGTGCCGAGATTCATCATGATCTGGTGGATTTGTGTTGGGTCCGCCAGCACCGTGGGCGCGGCCGGATCGAGGTCGGAGCGGATTTCAATCGACGAGGGCAGCGTGGCGCGCAGCAGTTTGAGCGCTTCCTTGATGATGGGTCGAAGCTGGACCGGCTGGCGCTCCTGTTCATCCTGGCGGCTGAACGAGAGGATCTGCCGCACCAAATCCGTGGCGCGCTTGCTCGCCCGGGACACCTCCTCCATGTGCTGCAACACTTGTTCGTTCCCGGCGGCGTCTGTTTTGACCAGCTCGGTGTAGCCGACGATGGCGCCCAGGATGTTGTTGAAGTCATGCGCAATGCCCCCTGCCAGCGTGCCGATCGCCTCCATCTTTTGCGCCTGCCGCAATTGCGCCTCCAGCCTGGCCTTTTCCGCCTCGCTCCGGTTGCGTTCCGTCACGTCAATGGCCAGGACCAGTTGAGCGGGCCGGTCACGAAAGACAATCGGATGGGAGGTGATCTCGACGTCCATCATCACCCCGTCCTTCCGCTGATGCTTCCACCCGCTGCTTCGCGCCAGTTCGGAGTGCGGTTTGACAATCTCGTCCCTCAAGCGGGACAAATCCTCCGGTCGATGTATTT
This DNA window, taken from Candidatus Angelobacter sp., encodes the following:
- a CDS encoding response regulator; translated protein: MHRILLVDDDESFRKMLHVTLERDGYDVVDARDGNEALRQFRSQPPDLVVTDLIMPDKEGLETIIELRASQPEIKIIAMSGGSRNSPGDYLKVARQLGAARILSKPFFVGELLDAIKLVLSSNPAKEPVS
- a CDS encoding ATP-binding protein, with the protein product KSRPDVVSAGIRLADGRDFALSGPVTKLPAGEPLPNARFEGQELVVARSITLDREHLGTLYVRANFQATYRDLVQLYTSVLVAVLGLSLALAALVSTRLQRLISGPILRLAETARVIAEKNDYSVRASDTCGGELGLFTKAFNQMLAQIESQNAAIRESEARYRLLFQSSPMPKWVHDVETLAFLAVNDAAVETYGYSEAEFLSKTIAEIHRPEDLSRLRDEIVKPHSELARSSGWKHQRKDGVMMDVEITSHPIVFRDRPAQLVLAIDVTERNRSEAEKARLEAQLRQAQKMEAIGTLAGGIAHDFNNILGAIVGYTELVKTDAAGNEQVLQHMEEVSRASKRATDLVRQILSFSRQDEQERQPVQLRPIIKEALKLLRATLPSSIEIRSDLDPAAPTVLADPTQIHQIMMNLGTNAWHAMLERPGTLHAKLVACDVDADFAKLHAELRVGSYVRLSVSDTGHGMDSATLGRIFEPFFTTKAPGKGTGLGLAMVHGIMKGHDGAITVYSQPGEGTTFHLYFPALQSASADTESLARPIPRGHGEHVLFVDDEAPLARWGRETLERLGYRVTTHTNALEAIAAVRGEPGQFDLVVTDLTMPVMNGLNLGRRLLEIRSGLPIVLTTGYSATLTEESVRKLGIRELLFKPNTAQTLGEAIDRVLAQNHRG